Proteins encoded within one genomic window of Dyadobacter chenhuakuii:
- the tatC gene encoding twin-arginine translocase subunit TatC, whose amino-acid sequence MPLDQELESEEEEVGKEMSFIGHLEELRWHVIRAGGSILVFAILAFIYIKEIYHYVIIAPSQPDFWTYRMMCKLAEKVQYDDLCIKALNFKLQAIGVGDQFTMSMTSAVIAGLVFAFPYAFWEVWRFIKPGLRPSERKSARGAVFYVTFLFFSGVFFGYYIVTPLAINFLANFTLDPSIINEFSLSSYISLVATLTLACGIAFQLPIVVYVLAKVGVLTPSFMREYRKHAMIVILIVAAVITPSPDIYSQVIVAIPLFLLYELSILVAGKVEREKLAEEKALASSSGNGEI is encoded by the coding sequence ATGCCCTTAGACCAGGAATTAGAAAGCGAAGAAGAAGAAGTAGGCAAAGAGATGTCGTTTATCGGGCATCTTGAAGAATTAAGATGGCATGTGATTCGGGCAGGTGGATCTATTCTTGTTTTTGCTATTCTGGCCTTTATATATATTAAAGAAATCTACCATTATGTGATCATCGCGCCTTCGCAGCCTGATTTCTGGACTTACCGGATGATGTGTAAGCTGGCAGAAAAAGTACAATACGATGATCTGTGTATCAAGGCATTAAACTTCAAATTGCAGGCGATTGGCGTAGGTGATCAATTCACGATGAGTATGACTTCCGCAGTCATCGCGGGTTTGGTGTTTGCTTTTCCTTATGCTTTCTGGGAGGTTTGGCGGTTCATCAAACCAGGGTTGCGGCCATCAGAAAGGAAGTCGGCGAGAGGAGCCGTATTTTATGTGACATTCCTTTTCTTTTCCGGTGTATTCTTTGGTTATTATATTGTAACGCCACTGGCTATCAATTTCTTAGCTAATTTCACGTTGGATCCTTCGATCATTAACGAATTCAGCTTATCCTCATACATTTCACTCGTTGCGACATTAACATTGGCTTGCGGAATTGCTTTCCAGCTTCCGATTGTTGTTTATGTGCTTGCAAAAGTAGGAGTGCTTACGCCTTCATTTATGCGCGAATATCGCAAGCATGCCATGATCGTAATCCTGATTGTCGCAGCCGTTATCACGCCGTCTCCGGACATTTACAGCCAGGTTATCGTGGCTATTCCATTGTTCCTTCTTTATGAATTAAGTATTCTGGTTGCAGGAAAAGTAGAAAGAGAAAAGCTTGCTGAGGAAAAAGCACTGGCTAGTTCATCAGGTAACGGAGAAATCTAA